The genomic interval CTCCAGCGACTCGTCCAGCCCCTCGTGGTCGCGCCGGGCGTGCCCATCCGGCCGGTGGACGACGGCGACGAGGTCGGCGGATTCACGGTCTACCGCGCGCCGGGCCACTCGCCGGGCCACGTCGTCTACCTCGGCGGCGACGTGGCGTTCCTCGGCGACCTCGTTCGCGAGAAAGATGGGCGGCTCGAACCCTCGCCGTGGCACCTCAGCCACGACACCGACGAGGTCCGCCGGAGCATCCGCGCGCTGGCCGACCGCGTCCCCGACTTCGAGGTCGCCGCGATGGGCCACGGCACCCCCATCGTGGCGAACGGCGGCGACCGCTTCCGGGAGTTGGCCGCGCGCCTGTAGCGCGCGGCCAACTCCCCGTTACGGCCGGTGAGCCAGTCCACGGGAATCGGCCGGTGAGCCAGTCCACGGGAATCGGCCGATGAGCCAATCCACGGGAATCGGCCGGTGAGCCAATCCACGGGAATCGGCCGGTGAGCAAGTCCACGGGAATCGGCTGACGACACGAGCCACGCGGGTGGGACTGAAAGGGGCCGCCCGCTCGCGTTCACTTCAGTCGTCTCGGCGACCCCTATCCGCGCGGGCGGTGCGGAGAGCGCGGATATGTCGCCGAGCGACCGCGAGCGGGCGGGGGCTTTCGAGGAAAACGTAGTGACACCAATTACGATTCAGAGCGAGCGGGCGGGGGCTTTCGAGGAAAACGTAGTGACACCAATTACGATTCAGAGCGAGCGGGCGGGGGCTTTCGAGGAAAACGTAGTGACACCAATTACGATTCAGAGCGAGCGGGCGGGGGCTTTCTGGGCGGTCTCGGTTCAGTTCTCCTCGATTTCGTAGCGGGCGGGGGCTTTCGAGGTCGTCACTGCGAGAACCGAACTGCGAGAACAGCAGAGAAGCTACACCCCCGAGAACACCCTCAGCCAGCCAGTTCCTC from Halorussus salilacus carries:
- a CDS encoding MBL fold metallo-hydrolase, with protein sequence MTTTRLREEARADLWWVDLGSVNCYLVEDGDDLVLVDAGTPRSADDIARAIREAGHAVDDVARILVTHYDADHVGALGKLGVDAPVYLGREDAVVLAGQQTPDWRNHKGLLQRLVQPLVVAPGVPIRPVDDGDEVGGFTVYRAPGHSPGHVVYLGGDVAFLGDLVREKDGRLEPSPWHLSHDTDEVRRSIRALADRVPDFEVAAMGHGTPIVANGGDRFRELAARL